A part of Liolophura sinensis isolate JHLJ2023 chromosome 1, CUHK_Ljap_v2, whole genome shotgun sequence genomic DNA contains:
- the LOC135481941 gene encoding uncharacterized protein LOC135481941 — translation MASGSDEQLSDPGVRERTTGHSDEQSRSMGQSPVGNQNLDSTGNHLAKCDRMVSSVAKVAKETIQLWDDCRQKMIGPANNDIVPEAVCKINKPEAEYPCKANKMHSLKSVKPHDEVYPSIDPDGLKVQSSESFHATQYAFDKFYSLLYSKHIQLNPHAPQHPSIFAQLQPARTYEGLKIQDGQLETCRMQSAEENSELGIRKTAVMGPDDSNTCTSTGGTRDSVHSWNSGSASDRRSKYQSSTEMRQEEGYSDSDVFDEGQPDIPYRRQVSDTGSLPDVILSTSSTAEMSEMSPDLLQPDPACHQSLARSLSDNSCNVAVADMPLPSAGASTCTSKEKKLEMEGRVHDPKGKLKRQVSFSTEISICENGSNRMTSTSAEDKRNRYSHKTSGYGTGESSKNSTENGSTEDNTYTEVFSLEDDQNGSETTGTSCSQMGSETNLPELSILEITSGTNTGTCPFTANCVQTSVHVCAEEATGSPSKDQGECIHNLQGEAALANQNQPNLSILMRKVPDNSNTLNSFKDSQKHPPATDTSLSCSQQAGCLPNLSILSRNGSSLMVSTSERNDSSLMVSPSELPSEEKLSGEREETVPPEVQDCLTSTASGETNRTAESDSYALETLKNFQKLTAVQKLHNSQFSLDKTRRYSDRHVNKPLTDKAFVQKARDDLIANYFEDLLLLLTPDSREFEQTIQWIQHLLAPESSPSPVTPLTPQIRKARGAASPDQKRKNFYFQEQQSVDLQQREKKLQEMLVRSSRCDYYLCSDHNCRQGKRLLQDLEKALLTQLSDKTYTDYFSELLCLFDHSQHCDEIKCPVPWCNFLSWKYSSERYTEIDLKEVTKKLTEFVLHPTLKFTSMSTNEETFFALSSQFSACPVVEGRDWIALLRIGKFGGSVLARETQTQKDWVVKRVQLTHPEADNRLQVYRRLNNHAADHIVTYLWMKQTGKVLFVCTEYEPGGSLFDHILTTGPFEARQALHFFSQVLSAASFLHNLKILFLYWNAKNVVLTNRYVAKLCNFSTAVHYNDSYDLEELSNLVPATLLPPELLNGQVDVSLCPKQDSWGLGCLLKELVTGLSSRQELIHEDRTETESQIKDSPLPIVPALIDSTVQEILQGCWKVIPEERMSASQLSELLTHALA, via the exons ATGGCATCAGGTAGTGATGAACAGTTGTCAGACCCTGGGGTGCGGGAGAGGACAACTGGACACAGTGATGAGCAGAGCCGTTCCATGGGACAAAGCCCTGTAGGAAACCAGAATCTTGACTCCACAGGAAATCATTTGGCAAAATGTGATCGAATGGTCTCCAGTGTAGCCAAGGTAGCCAAAGAAACCATCCAGCTTTGGGATGATTGTCGCCAAAAGATGATTGGACCCGCCAATAATGACATTGTACCAGAGGCAGTTTGTAAAATTAACAAACCAGAAGCTGAATATCCATGCAAAGCCAATAAGATGCATTCCCTGAAATCTGTTAAGCCCCACGATGAAGTGTATCCCTCAATTGATCCAGATGGTCTAAAAGTTCAGAGCAGTGAAAGTTTTCATGCCACACAATATGCATTTGACAAGTTCTATAGCTTGTTATATTCTAAGCATATTCAACTCAACCCACATGCTCCCCAACACCCAAGTATTTTTGCACAGCTACAACCAGCGAGAACTTATGAAGGCCTTAAGATTCAGGATGGTCAGCTTGAAACGTGTCGGATGCAGTCAGCTGAAGAAAACTCAGAGCTAGGCATTAGGAAGACTGCAGTTATGGGCCCAGATGattccaatacatgtacatccacaggTGGGACCAGAGATAGTGTGCACAGTTGGAACAGTGGCTCCGCTTCAGACAGACGTTCTAAATATCAATCCTCCACGGAAATGAGGCAGGAAGAGGGCTACAGTGATAGTGATGTTTTTGATGAAGGACAGCCTGATATTCCATACAGGAGGCAAGTAAGCGATACAGGCAGTCTCCCAGATGTTATTCTCTCGACCAGCTCTACAGCGGAAATGTCTGAAATGTCTCCGGATCTGCTCCAGCCAGATCCTGCATGTCATCAATCCCTGGCGCGAAGCCTGTCTGATAACAGCTGCAACGTTGCTGTTGCTGATATGCCTTTGCCCTCTGCTGGAGCGTCTACATGTACCTCGAAAGAGAAGAAGTTGGAAATGGAAGGCAGGGTACATGATCCCAAAGGTAAACTGAAACGACAGGTCAGTTTCAGTACGGAAATATCCATTTGTGAAAATGGCAGCAACAGAATGACCTCCACATCTGCTGAGGATAAGAGGAATAGATACTCGCACAAAACATCTGGGTATGGAACTGGAGAAAGCAGCAAAAACTCCACAGAGAATGGCAGCACAGAGGACAATACATATACAGAAGTGTTCTCACTAGAAGATGACCAGAATGGCTCTGAGACAACTGGTACCTCGTGTTCTCAAATGGGTTCAGAAACAAATCTGCCAGAATTGAGTATCCTAGAAATAACCTCTGGTactaatacaggtacatgtccaTTTACAGCCAACTGTGTTCAAACCAGcgttcatgtatgtgcagaagaaGCTACAGGTAGTCCCTCCAAAGATCAGGGTGAATGTATCCATAACCTCCAAGGTGAAGCAGCCTtggccaatcagaatcaacCTAATTTGAGCATTCTGATGAGAAAGGTCCCAGACAATTCTAACACTCTGAACAGTTTCAAGGATTCTCAGAAACATCCACCTGCTACAGACACATCTCTGTCCTGTTCTCAGCAGGCAGGATGTCTGCCTAACTTGAGCATCTTGAGTCGCAATGGTAGCAGCTTGATGGTGTCAACATCTGAGCGCAATGATAGCAGCTTGATGGTGTCACCATCTGAGTTACCCTCAGAAGAGAAGTTATCTGGTGAGAGGGAGGAGACAGTGCCTCCAGAGGTGCAGGATTGTCTGACATCTACAGCTAGTGGAGAGACCAACCGAACAGCAGAGTCAGATAGCTATGCTCTAGAGACGCTAAAAAATTTCCAGAAATTAACTGCTGTGCAGAAACTTCATAACTCACAGTTTTCACTAGATAAGACGAGGCGTTACAGTGACAGGCACGTCAACAAGCCGCTGACGGACAAAGCATTTGTGCAGAAGGCACGAGATGATCTTATAGCCAATTACTTTGAGGATTTGCTACTTCTCCTGACTCCAGACTCCAGGGAGTTTGAGCAAACCATACAGTGGATTCAGCATCTTTTAGCTCCAGAGAGCTCCCCGAGCCCTGTGACACCCTTAACCCCGCAGATCCGCAAGG CCAGAGGAGCTGCATCGCCAGATCAGAAgagaaaaaatttttattttcaagagCAACAG TCTGTTGATCTACAGCAGAGAGAGAAGAAACTTCAAGAGATGTTAGTGAGGTCCTCAAGGTGTGATTACTACCTGTGCTCTGATCACAACTGTAGACAG GGAAAGCGGCTCTTGCAAGACTTAGAGAAAGCACTACTGACACAACTGTCTGACAAGACATATACAGACTACTTCAGTGAACTACTCTGTTTGTTTGACCACAGTCAGCACTGTGATGAGATCAAGTGCCCTGTACCATGGTGTAACTTTCTTAGCTGGAA GTACAGCAGTGAGAGATACACAGAGATAGATTTGAAGGAGGTCACGAAAAAGCTTACAGAATTTGTTCTTCACCCAACTCTTAAATTCACAAGCATGTCAACAAATGAAGAGACATTTTTTGCA TTGTCCTCCCAATTCTCTGCCTGCCCTGTTGTTGAGGGGAGGGACTGGATAGCCCTGTTGAGGATAGGAAAGTTTGGTGGCTCCGTACTGGCCAGGGAGACTCAAACACAGAAAGACTGGGTGGTAAAGAGG gtaCAGCTGACCCATCCAGAGGCAGATAACAGATTACAGGTGTATAGAAGACTTAATAACCATGCTGCTGACCACATTGTTACTTACCTGTGGATGAAACAAACTGGAAAAGTGCTCTTTGTCTGCACGGAATATGaaccag GTGGAAGTCTTTTTGACCACATATTAACAACTGGACCATTTGAGGCCAGACAGGCATTGCATTTCTTCAGTCAGGTGTTATCAGCGGCATCTTTTCTCCACAACTTgaagattttatttctttactggAACG CCAAGAATGTTGTGTTGACAAATCGGTATGTGGCCAAACTGTGTAATTTCTCCACAGCTGTACATTACAATGACAGCTATGATTTAGAAGAGCTGTCAAACCTTGTTCCTGCTACGCTTCTTCCTCCTGAG